From Sulfurovum zhangzhouensis, the proteins below share one genomic window:
- a CDS encoding protoheme IX farnesyltransferase, protein MISLLMDLTKFRLSAAVTLSTVFGFILAEGNDIICLGYSTLAVFLLALGVSALNQYQEYEHDRQMARTKYRPIPSGRISPRSALLLSIILIVASLVLIYFQLGYSGLLLFLFVPLWYNGVYTFLKRYSAFAVVPGGLLGVIPPAIGWLAAGRSLAEPKFLALGLLFFVWQVPHFWLLAAKYADDYRTAGFPSAVETFGIEGFRRVLFVWWTLTVFCALFLTIIFGVKNLVLIVLFITLALAAIVVGTRILLDTLTPARAGGLFKVINLFLLLTLILLSVASL, encoded by the coding sequence ATGATAAGTCTATTGATGGATCTGACCAAATTTCGCCTGTCGGCTGCAGTAACACTTTCAACAGTATTTGGATTTATACTGGCAGAGGGGAATGACATCATTTGCCTTGGATATTCCACTTTGGCCGTTTTCTTATTGGCATTGGGTGTATCGGCATTGAATCAATACCAGGAGTATGAACATGACCGTCAAATGGCACGTACAAAGTATCGTCCGATCCCATCTGGACGCATATCACCTAGAAGTGCTTTGCTGCTTTCTATAATATTGATCGTTGCCTCTCTGGTTTTAATATATTTTCAGCTAGGTTATAGCGGACTGCTTTTATTTCTTTTTGTACCCTTATGGTATAACGGTGTTTATACGTTTCTCAAACGTTATTCAGCATTTGCTGTTGTGCCGGGAGGATTGCTGGGGGTTATCCCTCCAGCTATCGGTTGGTTAGCCGCAGGAAGGAGCCTTGCCGAGCCGAAATTCCTTGCACTAGGGTTACTGTTCTTTGTCTGGCAGGTACCGCATTTTTGGCTATTGGCAGCCAAATATGCAGATGATTACCGTACTGCAGGATTTCCTTCTGCTGTAGAGACTTTTGGTATCGAAGGTTTTCGACGTGTACTGTTTGTGTGGTGGACTTTGACTGTTTTTTGTGCACTTTTTCTTACTATAATATTTGGAGTGAAGAATCTTGTTTTGATCGTATTGTTTATCACCTTGGCCTTAGCGGCTATTGTCGTAGGTACAAGGATATTGCTGGATACACTCACGCCAGCTCGTGCCGGCGGACTGTTTAAGGTGATCAATCTATTTTTACTTTTAACACTGATACTGTTAAGTGTAGCTTCACTCTGA
- a CDS encoding alpha/beta fold hydrolase, whose product MNKVIDGISVYMYGKSSDQPIVFIHGFPFDHTLWEEVISALETKYYCISYDIRGFGASESGTGQYTMESYVNDLDLVISALGLVNPIICGFSMGGYIALRANEKFENRFKALILANTKTDSDNDEAKLKRAAAISGIDQDGVGPFLDSFFFVAFSEEYRMKEVKKLDELKKKILHFSLIGIKGGILAMLGRTDTTQSLQTINIPTLLIAGEDDKVISPDTMRKMADKIRSSTFVQLDHCGHISMIENPYDFIRAVQNFLEQKS is encoded by the coding sequence ATGAATAAGGTGATTGATGGTATATCAGTTTACATGTACGGTAAAAGCAGTGATCAACCTATTGTATTTATACATGGATTTCCATTTGATCATACTTTATGGGAAGAAGTCATCAGTGCACTTGAAACTAAGTACTACTGTATATCCTATGATATTAGGGGTTTTGGTGCTTCAGAGTCAGGTACAGGCCAATATACCATGGAGAGTTATGTAAATGATCTTGATCTTGTGATCTCTGCACTTGGATTAGTCAATCCGATCATTTGTGGATTCTCTATGGGAGGATACATCGCATTGAGGGCAAATGAAAAGTTTGAGAATAGATTCAAAGCATTGATACTTGCAAATACTAAAACAGACAGTGATAATGATGAAGCAAAACTAAAACGTGCAGCTGCTATCTCTGGCATCGATCAAGATGGCGTAGGGCCTTTTTTAGATAGTTTTTTCTTTGTGGCATTCAGTGAAGAATATAGAATGAAAGAAGTGAAAAAGCTTGATGAGCTTAAAAAGAAGATTCTACATTTTAGTCTTATCGGGATAAAAGGTGGTATTCTGGCTATGCTTGGCAGAACAGATACAACACAAAGTCTTCAAACTATAAATATCCCTACATTATTAATCGCAGGAGAGGATGATAAGGTTATCTCACCGGATACAATGAGAAAAATGGCAGATAAGATAAGAAGTAGTACATTTGTACAATTAGATCACTGTGGACATATAAGTATGATTGAAAATCCTTATGATTTCATTAGAGCTGTTCAAAATTTTTTGGAACAAAAGAGTTAA
- a CDS encoding superoxide dismutase, which yields MEHTLMSLPFDKAALEPVISAETLEYHHGKHHQAYVNNLNNLIKGTKFEEMHLEDIIKEADGGIFNNAAQVFNHDYYFNGMSSKATEPSHHLLELINRDFGSLETLKKTFLETAAKLFGSGWVWLCLNDGEVLEIESHSNAGNPLLNGHTPLMTCDVWEHAYYIDYRNARADYLEKWWGLINWHFVSQNLIKFDEKRTDHITTCNDNSELSQYIDELEKTEHTNT from the coding sequence ATGGAACATACATTAATGAGTCTACCGTTTGATAAAGCTGCCTTAGAACCTGTGATCTCGGCTGAAACCCTTGAGTATCATCACGGTAAACACCATCAAGCCTATGTCAATAATCTCAATAACCTTATTAAAGGAACAAAATTTGAAGAGATGCATCTTGAAGATATTATCAAAGAGGCGGATGGAGGAATCTTCAATAATGCAGCACAGGTTTTCAATCATGACTATTACTTTAATGGCATGAGCTCTAAAGCAACAGAACCTTCTCATCATCTGTTAGAGTTGATCAATAGAGATTTCGGATCCCTTGAAACACTCAAAAAAACTTTTTTGGAAACTGCAGCAAAGCTCTTTGGTTCAGGTTGGGTATGGCTCTGTTTAAACGATGGTGAAGTACTAGAGATAGAATCACACTCCAATGCAGGAAATCCGCTTCTGAACGGACACACTCCATTGATGACCTGTGATGTCTGGGAACATGCCTACTATATAGACTATAGAAATGCAAGAGCAGACTATCTTGAAAAATGGTGGGGATTGATCAATTGGCACTTCGTCTCACAAAACCTGATAAAGTTTGATGAAAAAAGAACCGATCATATCACTACATGCAATGATAACAGCGAATTAAGTCAATATATCGATGAACTTGAGAAAACAGAGCACACCAATACATAA
- a CDS encoding SCO family protein: protein MRYKVLKTGIFSSCMQWGIAGLFFVSILFADTTLGMVEQPGGQVPLDISFLDDTGKQVTFKELMDGKPVILTLNYYGCPGLCTPQLNDLAQNLSKVKLTENKDYKVITLSFDPEEGPIDAAKKKANLIASMKRSYDAQAWKFLTGTKDNIHKVTESVGFHFEKQRGPDGIEEYVHPAVLVVLSPDGKITRYLNGIEQLPFDIQMALMEASKGTVRPTIAKTLLFCFAFDPKNKTYVFAAEKVGAVTLSLILFGFLGYLVVTGRKKESGENEDV from the coding sequence ATGAGATACAAAGTATTAAAAACAGGTATATTTTCTTCATGTATGCAGTGGGGAATTGCGGGTTTATTCTTTGTTTCCATTTTGTTTGCCGATACAACATTGGGAATGGTAGAACAGCCGGGAGGACAAGTACCTCTGGATATCTCCTTTTTAGATGATACAGGTAAGCAGGTAACCTTCAAAGAGTTGATGGACGGCAAACCTGTCATTCTTACTTTAAACTATTACGGATGTCCAGGGCTTTGTACCCCTCAGTTAAACGATTTAGCACAGAACCTCTCTAAAGTTAAACTTACTGAAAACAAAGACTATAAGGTAATCACACTTAGCTTTGATCCTGAAGAAGGTCCTATTGATGCCGCTAAGAAAAAAGCGAATCTGATTGCATCCATGAAGCGATCTTATGATGCACAGGCATGGAAGTTTCTTACCGGAACAAAGGACAATATACATAAGGTCACTGAAAGTGTGGGGTTTCATTTTGAAAAGCAACGTGGACCTGACGGGATAGAAGAGTATGTTCATCCTGCTGTACTGGTAGTCCTTTCTCCCGATGGTAAGATCACACGCTACCTGAATGGTATAGAACAACTTCCTTTTGATATCCAGATGGCTCTTATGGAAGCATCCAAAGGAACGGTACGTCCTACTATAGCCAAGACACTGCTCTTTTGTTTTGCATTTGACCCGAAGAATAAAACATATGTTTTTGCAGCAGAAAAAGTCGGGGCCGTCACTTTGTCTTTGATCTTATTCGGCTTTTTAGGATACCTGGTTGTAACAGGAAGAAAAAAAGAGTCTGGCGAGAATGAAGATGTCTAG
- a CDS encoding helix-turn-helix domain-containing protein: MNARDFLNAIKQELNLYTDEELSTYIGASKSSLDKWVQRNKVPDKWKFIIKEKLDKGSKSHNQIRIVGDNNQSNIVNGDIHINISQFDHKQDIEEIIRLLPYAPSKFLEQLKIKLKTFEELSDL; this comes from the coding sequence ATGAACGCTAGGGATTTTTTAAACGCTATCAAGCAAGAGCTGAATTTATATACCGATGAAGAGCTCTCAACGTATATAGGGGCTTCAAAGTCTTCTCTTGATAAATGGGTACAACGTAATAAAGTACCTGATAAATGGAAATTCATCATCAAAGAGAAATTAGATAAGGGATCAAAAAGTCATAACCAGATCAGAATTGTAGGAGACAATAACCAAAGTAATATCGTCAATGGGGATATACACATCAATATCTCTCAATTTGATCATAAACAGGATATAGAAGAGATCATAAGACTACTTCCTTATGCACCGAGTAAATTTTTGGAGCAACTCAAGATCAAATTAAAAACCTTCGAAGAACTTTCAGACTTATAA
- the coxB gene encoding cytochrome c oxidase subunit II — MLEGFAKEASTFAADVDRAFWITIGINTAMLLLVVGLILFFILRYHHSRVQPKEIRNIKDHIPLEIAWTVIPTIILFVIFYYGYSAFRQLRTMPQDAFIVDVLGKRWSWTFTYPNGKRTAELYIPVGENIKLRLHAPENDVLHSFYVPAFRVKEDVVPGRVNHLWFKITEAGRYDVQCAEYCGTRHSYMLSKVEAMDKDAFDTWYASDKLSPHDESAPKGGEGEILYKTLGCASCHSLDGSIIVGPSFKGLFGSMVKVMTDGKPRELTANEAYIRDSVRTPAKDVVEGFPVGIMPNLSDQINEEQMNAIIAFIKTQSSEENNVVEQPAVESVPASVNKAGTESKAEPEVKMPIPTEVKEKTPDGATLFSTKGCIGCHSLDGSQRIGPSLKGIYQSTQKVVTDGKLREVVADEAYLHHSIENPNADIVEGFPPGLMPQFGKMLSSDEIDALVEYLKGVK; from the coding sequence ATGCTGGAAGGATTTGCTAAGGAAGCCTCTACCTTTGCTGCAGATGTGGATCGGGCATTTTGGATCACTATCGGCATTAATACCGCGATGCTGCTATTGGTGGTAGGACTTATACTCTTTTTTATCCTGCGTTACCACCACAGCCGTGTACAACCTAAAGAGATACGTAATATCAAAGACCATATACCGCTGGAGATCGCCTGGACGGTGATACCTACAATTATTCTTTTCGTGATCTTTTATTACGGTTACAGTGCCTTTAGGCAGTTGCGTACTATGCCGCAGGATGCGTTTATAGTAGATGTCTTGGGCAAACGGTGGTCATGGACCTTCACCTATCCCAATGGCAAGAGGACAGCAGAGCTCTATATACCGGTTGGTGAGAATATCAAGCTGAGATTGCATGCACCGGAGAACGATGTCTTGCACAGTTTCTATGTTCCTGCCTTTCGTGTCAAGGAGGATGTGGTACCCGGACGCGTGAATCACCTATGGTTTAAAATCACTGAAGCAGGTAGGTATGATGTACAGTGTGCAGAGTACTGTGGTACCAGACACTCTTATATGCTTTCTAAAGTTGAGGCGATGGATAAGGATGCATTTGACACATGGTATGCCAGTGATAAGCTTAGTCCTCATGATGAAAGTGCTCCAAAAGGAGGAGAAGGAGAGATACTTTATAAGACACTTGGATGTGCTTCTTGTCATAGTCTGGATGGATCGATCATCGTAGGACCGTCATTTAAGGGGCTCTTTGGCTCGATGGTTAAAGTGATGACAGACGGGAAACCTCGTGAATTGACTGCCAATGAGGCTTATATCCGTGATTCGGTACGTACACCTGCCAAAGATGTAGTAGAGGGATTTCCTGTAGGGATCATGCCAAATCTTTCCGATCAGATCAATGAAGAACAGATGAATGCGATCATTGCCTTTATCAAAACACAAAGCAGTGAGGAAAACAATGTCGTAGAACAACCGGCTGTAGAATCTGTACCGGCATCTGTCAATAAGGCGGGAACAGAAAGTAAAGCCGAACCGGAAGTGAAAATGCCGATACCAACTGAAGTCAAAGAGAAAACACCTGACGGAGCTACACTCTTTAGTACTAAAGGGTGTATCGGGTGTCATAGCTTGGATGGTTCCCAAAGGATCGGTCCTAGTCTTAAAGGCATCTATCAAAGTACCCAGAAGGTTGTGACTGACGGAAAATTACGTGAAGTGGTAGCAGATGAAGCATATCTTCATCATTCTATTGAAAATCCCAATGCTGATATAGTAGAAGGATTTCCTCCAGGTTTAATGCCTCAGTTTGGAAAGATGCTCTCTTCTGATGAGATAGATGCATTGGTAGAGTATCTGAAAGGTGTGAAATGA
- a CDS encoding cytochrome C oxidase subunit IV family protein has protein sequence MQTSEPTIALYTKVLAGLLLLTLLTFIQPSTWHLTPGKTIVIQLIIAMMKVGLVAAYYMHLRSERAYLKGYVVMALVILLIFFVIVGIDVVHS, from the coding sequence ATGCAAACTTCCGAACCCACCATTGCCCTTTATACTAAAGTGTTGGCCGGGTTACTGTTGTTGACACTGCTGACTTTTATACAGCCGTCTACATGGCATCTTACACCGGGCAAAACTATAGTGATACAGCTTATTATTGCCATGATGAAGGTAGGATTGGTAGCGGCTTACTATATGCATCTTCGCAGTGAAAGAGCATATCTCAAAGGGTATGTGGTCATGGCTTTGGTGATCTTGTTGATCTTTTTTGTGATCGTCGGTATCGACGTTGTTCATTCTTAA
- a CDS encoding aminotransferase class I/II-fold pyridoxal phosphate-dependent enzyme — protein MTKRMKDRNFSWKTHWDIDYLRENDIYTWFQEIERELEDGWVIVNGKKMLMLGGYSYLGLNRNPQINQAAIDAIEKFGTGMSGSRFLAGTTELHTQLEKKIASLHGKEDAMVLTSGYLTNVSTIAALVGKNDYILSDKLNHASIIDGAIYSQAKLIRYKHNDPGSLEAALKSVPESSKKLVITDSVFSMSGEVVNLPDIIKLCKKYGALLMVDECHSMFVLGEKGGGIVEYFGIDPDDIDIIMSTLSKAIPAGGGYVTASKEIIDYLKHESRGFIYSIALSSIMISVALKALDIFERDREKLVAKLHTNTKIFSDALLAQGVPLGKKSVTSIVPIIVGDANTAAIMAKKCQERELYIHAVFPPVVPPGQAILRASITAEHTKEDLLSAAEKIYQIFKEAELLQ, from the coding sequence ATGACCAAGAGAATGAAAGATCGGAACTTTTCGTGGAAGACACATTGGGATATTGATTATCTAAGAGAAAATGACATCTATACATGGTTTCAGGAGATCGAGAGAGAACTTGAAGATGGATGGGTTATAGTGAATGGGAAAAAGATGCTTATGCTTGGCGGTTACTCCTATCTTGGGTTAAACCGTAATCCTCAGATCAATCAAGCTGCAATAGATGCTATTGAGAAATTCGGTACCGGTATGAGCGGCTCACGTTTTCTTGCAGGAACTACAGAACTGCATACTCAGCTGGAGAAAAAGATCGCATCACTGCATGGAAAAGAAGATGCCATGGTGCTCACAAGCGGATATCTTACCAATGTCTCGACGATAGCTGCACTTGTAGGCAAAAATGACTATATCCTTTCAGACAAGTTGAACCATGCAAGTATCATAGATGGAGCTATCTATTCTCAAGCAAAACTCATAAGATATAAACACAATGATCCGGGTAGTTTGGAAGCGGCATTAAAAAGTGTTCCCGAGAGTTCTAAAAAACTGGTTATTACCGACAGTGTCTTCAGCATGAGCGGTGAAGTGGTCAACCTTCCTGATATTATAAAGCTTTGTAAAAAATACGGTGCACTCCTGATGGTTGATGAGTGTCATTCTATGTTTGTTCTTGGGGAAAAGGGCGGGGGTATTGTTGAGTACTTTGGAATCGATCCTGATGATATAGACATCATTATGTCGACACTGAGTAAAGCGATACCTGCCGGCGGTGGTTATGTGACTGCCAGTAAGGAGATCATTGATTATCTTAAACATGAGTCAAGGGGTTTTATCTACTCCATAGCACTCTCGTCGATCATGATCTCTGTAGCGCTGAAAGCACTTGATATCTTCGAAAGAGATAGAGAGAAGCTGGTTGCAAAGCTGCATACCAATACAAAAATTTTCAGTGATGCACTTTTGGCTCAAGGTGTTCCACTGGGTAAAAAGAGTGTTACTTCAATTGTCCCGATCATTGTAGGGGATGCAAATACGGCAGCTATAATGGCAAAAAAATGCCAAGAAAGGGAACTCTATATTCATGCGGTATTCCCACCTGTTGTTCCACCTGGTCAGGCGATACTCAGAGCATCTATCACAGCAGAACATACCAAAGAAGACCTGCTGAGCGCAGCAGAAAAGATCTATCAGATCTTTAAAGAGGCTGAACTTCTACAATAG
- a CDS encoding cytochrome c oxidase subunit 3, whose translation MNEEMAYDMQGKPHRVPDFHEDYDGGKLGFWIFLLTEAMMFGALFLLFAIYFYRYTEAFATSSGMLDVWLGGTNTVILLVSTYTMGLGTLMMRQGKIRVSVILIGLTALMAVTFLAIKAVEWSMDIQHGLYPNSGVLDAMDKGEILFWGLYFVMTGLHGLHIIAGIALMVWVSLMIRSGSVRPDHIIVMKNVTLYWDFVHLIWIVLFPIFYMIGV comes from the coding sequence ATGAACGAAGAAATGGCTTACGATATGCAGGGAAAGCCCCACCGTGTTCCTGACTTTCATGAGGACTATGATGGCGGAAAGCTGGGATTTTGGATCTTTTTGCTCACTGAAGCAATGATGTTTGGGGCGCTGTTCTTACTGTTTGCGATCTATTTTTACCGCTACACAGAGGCATTTGCAACCTCTTCAGGGATGCTTGATGTTTGGCTAGGTGGAACCAATACCGTGATACTGCTTGTAAGTACGTATACTATGGGACTTGGAACTTTAATGATGCGTCAGGGAAAGATACGTGTTTCAGTGATTCTTATCGGACTTACAGCTTTGATGGCTGTCACTTTTTTAGCAATCAAGGCAGTAGAATGGAGCATGGATATACAGCATGGACTCTATCCTAATTCTGGAGTACTGGATGCAATGGATAAGGGTGAGATACTCTTTTGGGGGCTCTATTTTGTCATGACTGGTCTTCATGGGCTTCATATCATTGCCGGAATCGCCCTGATGGTTTGGGTGTCATTGATGATACGATCTGGGAGTGTTAGGCCTGATCATATTATTGTGATGAAAAACGTCACACTCTATTGGGATTTTGTCCATCTGATATGGATCGTACTTTTCCCGATCTTTTATATGATAGGAGTCTAA
- a CDS encoding copper-translocating P-type ATPase: MQMHQHTASHDHTHHSHAHTEHDHASGHMHHMHDLKRRFIISLIVTIPILFLSPTIQEWFGFVIVLHYHNLIVFLLSSFIYLYGGKPFLTMMVDEIKSYKPGMMTLISMAITVAYFYSASTLFFIHGKAFFWELATLIDIMLIGHYIEAKSLLSASSALNDLVKLMPQQAVRIMPDGTHQEVATEALQINDLILIRPGEKVPADGIVIEGTSLTDEAFLTGESKPVYKKAGNGVYMGSTNLDGALKVQINKDGKESYLSQMLSLVQEAAKSKSHTQDLANRAAGWLFYLSVSVAAVTFAVWSMLTTTSDSILKAITVLIISCPHALGLAVPLVTAISTSMGAKKGILIRNREAFEKLRDVNIVCFDKTGTLTKGKLSVTEIYATEDEEKMLQYAVSLEQYSEHSLAKAIVSYVQDRQIKPLAVQEFEAYAGIGAKAKAEGKTIMIGGMQLLEKESLDIPEPMQIYEKKEASKVWLAVDNKIIGVFLLEDSIRTQAQQAIKMLNSMDIKSYMLTGDNALVAADVAEQTGITYYKANLLPDEKLKTIDQLKQEGNVVAMVGDGINDAPALLQADIGIAIGAGTDIAIESADIILTKSELLSVTDAIKLSQATYRKMVQNLWWASGYNIIAIPLAAGVLTAWGIMIQPALGAVLMSLSTIIVAFNAQLLKDR; the protein is encoded by the coding sequence ATGCAGATGCACCAACATACAGCTTCTCACGATCATACTCATCATTCACATGCCCATACAGAACATGATCATGCATCAGGGCATATGCATCATATGCATGATTTGAAAAGAAGATTTATCATATCTTTGATCGTGACGATACCTATTTTGTTCCTCTCCCCTACGATTCAAGAGTGGTTTGGATTTGTTATCGTTCTACATTATCACAATCTCATCGTATTTCTATTGTCATCTTTTATCTATCTTTACGGTGGCAAACCGTTCTTAACCATGATGGTCGATGAGATCAAATCATACAAACCCGGAATGATGACATTGATCTCTATGGCAATCACTGTGGCTTATTTCTATTCAGCTTCCACACTCTTTTTCATTCATGGCAAAGCTTTTTTCTGGGAATTGGCCACTCTGATCGATATCATGTTGATCGGTCACTATATCGAAGCTAAAAGCTTGCTTTCTGCCAGCAGTGCCTTGAATGATCTGGTAAAACTTATGCCGCAGCAAGCAGTAAGGATCATGCCTGATGGAACACATCAGGAAGTAGCTACCGAAGCATTGCAAATCAATGACCTTATACTGATTCGCCCGGGAGAGAAAGTACCTGCAGACGGTATCGTCATAGAAGGGACAAGTCTGACTGATGAAGCTTTTTTAACAGGTGAATCAAAGCCTGTGTATAAAAAGGCGGGTAATGGTGTCTATATGGGAAGTACCAATCTAGATGGTGCCCTCAAGGTACAGATCAATAAGGATGGAAAAGAGAGTTATCTCTCTCAAATGCTCTCTTTAGTACAAGAAGCAGCCAAAAGCAAGTCTCATACGCAGGATCTTGCTAACAGGGCGGCAGGATGGCTTTTTTATCTTTCAGTCAGTGTTGCAGCTGTAACCTTTGCAGTCTGGTCAATGCTTACTACAACCAGCGACTCCATACTAAAGGCCATTACGGTGCTTATCATTTCATGTCCCCATGCCTTAGGGCTGGCTGTACCCCTGGTAACTGCCATTTCAACTTCAATGGGAGCCAAAAAAGGGATACTGATACGCAACCGTGAAGCATTTGAAAAACTGCGAGATGTTAATATCGTATGTTTTGATAAGACAGGTACCCTTACAAAGGGAAAACTCAGCGTGACTGAGATCTATGCCACCGAAGATGAAGAAAAAATGCTTCAATATGCCGTTTCTTTGGAACAGTACTCTGAACACTCCCTTGCCAAAGCGATCGTATCATATGTACAGGATCGACAGATCAAGCCGCTGGCAGTACAGGAGTTTGAGGCGTATGCCGGGATAGGTGCCAAAGCCAAAGCGGAGGGAAAAACGATCATGATCGGCGGTATGCAACTCTTGGAAAAAGAATCACTAGATATCCCTGAACCGATGCAAATCTATGAGAAAAAAGAAGCAAGCAAGGTATGGTTAGCCGTTGATAACAAGATCATAGGCGTATTTTTACTTGAGGACTCTATCCGTACACAGGCACAACAAGCGATAAAAATGCTCAATAGTATGGATATCAAAAGCTATATGCTTACCGGTGACAATGCTCTAGTAGCGGCAGATGTTGCAGAACAGACAGGAATTACATACTATAAAGCAAATCTACTGCCTGATGAAAAACTAAAAACAATAGATCAACTTAAACAAGAAGGGAATGTTGTTGCGATGGTAGGAGACGGTATCAATGATGCACCGGCTCTACTGCAGGCGGATATAGGTATCGCGATCGGTGCAGGTACAGATATTGCTATAGAAAGCGCTGATATCATACTGACAAAAAGTGAGCTTCTTAGTGTCACCGATGCGATAAAACTTTCACAGGCAACTTACCGTAAAATGGTACAAAACCTTTGGTGGGCAAGCGGTTACAATATCATTGCGATCCCTTTGGCAGCGGGAGTACTCACTGCATGGGGAATCATGATCCAACCTGCACTCGGTGCCGTATTGATGTCTCTCAGTACTATCATCGTAGCTTTCAATGCACAACTGCTAAAAGATCGATAA
- a CDS encoding cytochrome c oxidase subunit I: MKMSSFYHETQTVFGTHKNPILQWIFSIDHKRIALLYMGVMFTLFFFAVGAALTMRAELFSPGSQFLEPQTYNQLFTFHGVTMIFLFIVPGIAAALGNFILPLMLGARDLSFPRLNLLSWWLYILGVVTGLSSLVTGYGFADTGWTFYAPYSIRTDAHVLSTLSAAFILGLSSILTGINFVVTIHRLRAPGMSFFKMPLFVWGLYATAWIQVLATPVIGITLLLVILERTLGVGIFDPTKGGDPILYEHLFWIYSHPAVYLMILPGFGIVSEVLPVFTRRTIFGYHSIAISSASIAGIGYLVWGHHMFTSGMSDTARIIFSFLTFLVAVPTGVKIFDWVATLYKGSIILATPMLWILGSIINFTIGGLTGVTLGALGADIHLHDTYFVVAHFHYTILGGVIFMFIGGLHYWYPKITGKMYDEVRGRIAFILMFIGFNTLWFPMFLAGYLGNPRRYFDYLPAFTPFHQIAGIGAIFVALGLMLIVYNFYRGLKNGKEAGPNPWRGTTLEWHIPSPPPLENFSKIPYVDFEPYEYKEGEPLVQFDENFRRVH, encoded by the coding sequence ATGAAGATGTCTAGTTTTTATCACGAGACACAAACGGTTTTCGGTACACATAAAAACCCCATATTGCAATGGATCTTCAGTATTGACCATAAGCGTATAGCATTGCTATACATGGGCGTGATGTTCACGCTTTTTTTCTTTGCCGTAGGTGCAGCTCTGACAATGCGTGCAGAGCTCTTCTCCCCCGGTTCTCAATTCCTGGAGCCGCAGACCTATAATCAGCTATTTACATTTCATGGGGTAACCATGATCTTTTTATTCATCGTACCCGGAATTGCAGCAGCCCTGGGAAACTTTATCTTACCTTTGATGCTCGGTGCACGTGATCTCTCTTTTCCTCGACTTAATCTGCTCTCATGGTGGTTATATATCCTAGGTGTAGTAACAGGACTTTCATCCTTGGTAACCGGTTACGGTTTTGCCGATACAGGCTGGACCTTTTATGCCCCTTACAGTATCCGTACCGATGCACATGTACTCTCTACACTTAGTGCCGCTTTTATATTGGGGCTCTCCTCGATCCTGACAGGGATCAATTTTGTAGTCACTATCCACCGTCTTCGTGCGCCGGGCATGAGTTTTTTTAAAATGCCTCTATTTGTTTGGGGGTTGTATGCTACAGCATGGATACAAGTACTCGCAACACCTGTAATAGGGATCACACTACTGCTGGTGATTTTGGAGCGTACACTTGGTGTTGGTATCTTTGACCCTACAAAAGGGGGTGATCCTATCCTTTATGAACATCTTTTCTGGATCTATTCACACCCTGCAGTGTATCTTATGATCCTTCCCGGATTTGGCATCGTTTCAGAGGTTCTTCCTGTATTTACCAGACGTACCATCTTTGGTTATCACTCGATTGCGATCTCCTCAGCATCTATTGCCGGAATAGGTTATCTTGTGTGGGGACACCATATGTTTACTTCCGGGATGAGTGACACAGCACGGATCATCTTTTCTTTTTTGACATTTTTGGTAGCTGTACCTACAGGTGTCAAGATCTTTGATTGGGTGGCAACCCTTTATAAAGGTTCTATCATTTTGGCAACCCCTATGCTCTGGATACTTGGAAGTATCATCAATTTCACTATCGGAGGTCTGACCGGAGTGACATTAGGAGCACTTGGGGCAGATATACATCTTCATGATACCTATTTTGTAGTAGCTCATTTTCACTATACCATCCTTGGTGGTGTGATCTTTATGTTTATAGGAGGGCTGCATTACTGGTACCCGAAGATCACAGGAAAAATGTATGATGAGGTAAGGGGACGCATTGCTTTTATACTGATGTTTATCGGTTTTAATACCTTGTGGTTCCCTATGTTCCTTGCTGGTTATCTTGGAAATCCCCGTCGTTATTTTGATTATCTGCCTGCTTTTACTCCTTTTCACCAGATAGCAGGGATAGGGGCTATTTTTGTGGCACTTGGACTCATGCTGATTGTCTATAACTTTTACCGTGGACTAAAAAACGGCAAAGAAGCCGGGCCTAACCCTTGGCGTGGGACCACACTGGAATGGCATATACCATCGCCTCCGCCTTTGGAAAATTTCTCCAAGATCCCTTATGTGGATTTTGAGCCTTATGAATATAAAGAGGGTGAACCGCTGGTGCAATTTGATGAAAACTTTCGGAGGGTGCATTGA